ATCAGTCAAGATGTGATATGAATTATTCGGTTTCACATTTTTTGTCCAATAAATTATTCCTAGCCTAACATCTAAAAAGCCCCAAAGTCCATAATAAATTCAATTTTCTGATTTTGTAATAATATATACATCCAATTTCTTACAAAGTTTAAGAAGATTTTCTTTTTCAGACTCTGTCAAAACTCCATTCTCGTCGTTTATTATATTTTTAAATATTTCAATTTCACCTGTTTTATTTATGAGAATATTTTTTACTGCTGTCAATTCAGCTTGATTACTTTTCAAGAAAATTAAATACGAACTCTTTACAAATATTGGTTCTGTCAACCATTGAACTGCCACAGAGAATAAAATCACAAGTGTCCAAATGAGTTTTGATTTGGTAGTCTCTTTGCTAAACAAAATTGACAAGTAGAATACTGACGAAACCTAAAGTCCTCCGAGTAGTAGAAATTGATAAATCACTTGTTGGCGGCCAAAAAATAAGAAACTAATTATCACTGAAAATAGTCCAAAAGTTAGACCGATATGCTTAATCTTAAATATCATTGTTTTAAAATGAGTGCCAAGGTACGATTATTGCCGATGTTATGGGATTTGAAAGACGTCAGCTCAGCACAAGTACTAAAGTAAAATTGAAAAACAAATGAACAGGCACTTCCGTCAGCCCACAATATTGGCAATAATATGCTGGTGGTAAGCATTTTTTGTTCGATGTTGTGTCCACGAGCGAGAAATGTAAAATCAAAGTCGCCAGAATTAATCAATAAATTGTCCATGAAAAATATTATTTATTTAGAACCCTAATTTTTCACATTTCTTTGAAAGTTTAGGGAATTTAATCTGTAAACTATCATCCTCTTCCTGCCAATCAAATACCATTTCTGGTAACGGGTACGAATTTAATTTGTCGTGAAAGTCGTCTAAATTAGTTTTCTGTTCATATGCAGTACTTGCGGAATACATTATAGATTCAGCTTCACATTCGCCAATATTCTCCTCATTTATGTATTTCATTAAACTTTCAGGGTTTTCCCATGCTTCATAATATGCTTTTTGCCCTTTTGCGATTACCCATGCTCTGAAATATTCAAAAGCATCATCAGAACAACCTCCATTTATTAAATATGCTGCTCCCCACCAGTCTGACCGATACGATTTGCTATGAAGTTCAATAAATATGTTACCAAAGTCAATAATTTCCGAAGTTGGTCGGCTTGAAAGGAGTTCAGTAACTAAATCTGCTTGATAGTCCGCATCGCCTTCTGAGGATTTCTTAGCTCGTTCAATAATGTTCCAAAAATCAGATTCACTAAAATGGGTGTTATCGTCATCTTTATATCCTTTTTTCATCTTTTCAGCAACTAATTTGTTTGCTTCTTTTTCTGCTTCAAGATTAGTTTGAAACTCTTTTAAGTCAGCACGTCCTGCCGTCCCAATTTTTCCAAAGACAACGGTCAAAGTTGAATTTTCTACTGAAACACGCCAGAATTTATTAGAAGAATCGTCTTGAAATATTAAATTTTTTGTCATACTTTTTAGTTTACTTTTTTCAAAAACTGGTTTCAGAAATCGCTGTCCAAGCGTCCGATGGTCATTTTTTATGCTTACCGCCAACAAGCACATTCCCGAAACTCATTTTACTAGTTTCGTAAATATCTGTTAAGGTTATTATTACTTGTATTTGATAAAGTTCTTAATATGTGTACTTTATGAGAATTGTTGTATTTCGTAAATATTTCCATGCAGTGATTGGTCTTTCGTGAATCTTATATATCTGTATCAAATATAATTATCTGTTTTTTATATTTCAAATTATATGTTTTGATTTTAAATCTTTGGGTTAGAATCTTGATCCGGCAAAAGCCTTGGGGGGGAAGGGTGTTTATTGTTAGGTTATTTTTTATTGCTTTGGCCCAATAATGCTTTAATTTAACCCAGCGTCAGTTATGTTGTATATGTGTTGAATTTCACAAACTATTTCTTAAGGATATGAACAAGTTTTTTTGATTTCATGTCTCTTTTTTATCAAACCTGTTTGCTAAGATTCCCTCATCGAAGGTACAATTTGTGGTCTTTGGTGCTGAAAATAATCACCATCCATTCCATTAAACTTTATTAATTCGTTTTTTGGTAAAATCAATTTCCGGCAACACTGCCCCAAAAACAAAGTCAATTCCTTCATTTCTAATGTAATTTGACGCACTTAAATAAGAATAATCAGAAGCTTTCGAAACGATTGCCGGCCACACAGAATTCATGAGAATATGGTTGGGCTTAATCCCAAAGAATTTTTCCGGAAAATTACTAAGGGATAATTACCTTCCAACGGTTTAATCAAAAAATGAAAGTTTCTACCTTATTTCAACCGAAATGACTGCATTTAACCGAATGTGAGAGACCGCCAAAGCCACTCTAAAGGGCCATATTTAAAGCGGGTAAGCCACCAGCGACTATACAAAAGTTGAAGTCTGTAAATCAAAAAGGTCATTAGCAAAAGCCAGGCCGCATTAACTTTGCCTTCCAGATCAAAAATGCGAAAAAAACTTACACAAATAATTGTTTGTACCATATAATTGGTCAATGCCATACGTCCAATATACCCTAATGAATTTAGGTATTTTCCGATGTTGGGACGTAAAGAAAGTATAGACAAAGTACACACATACACCGCAGACAAAGCCATGTCGCTAAATCCCTTAAGTAAGGTTTCTGTTCCGCCTGGTTCGGTGGTAAAAATAAAAGCAATGACCCTTAGTCCTGCTGGAAACAATTAGGCCAAAGATGATGACTTTTAGAAAAGACCTTTGTATTGTGGCAATTTTTCAAAGACCCTGAGCCGACCCACAATTCTCCCCAGGAAAAACACACCCATGATTGAAGTACCCATATGCTTTAATCCAAAAAGATACTTTTCAGAATACCATCAGAGGGAGATCCTATACCATCCCCAAAAAGATTGGGAAAGCCAGCTACTATTCCTGATGAGAATATACACAAAACAGCCAAAGTAAGTAGCCATTGATTTGACCACTTCCGAAAAGCCAGCAAAACAAAACCCAAAATAGCATAAATTCGCAGTACATCGCCCCACCAAAAAAGAGAATGCAAAATACCAAAGCCTAAAAGTATCAACAATCTGCGGGGATAAAAGGACAAAATATTATTTCCTTTGGCCCCGGCTCTTGTTAATTGCACCGAAAATCCCAAACCAAATAAAAAAGAGAAGATAATAAAAAACTTTCCTTCAGTAAAATATTTGTTAAACCCTAAAGCCAGTTGATCGTACCAATCAGCAGTCTCCTGATTAAGAATCATTTGCGAAAAATCGTGATTGGGCATTGAAAACGCCATAATATTCACTGCTAAGATTCCAAAAACAGCAAATCCACGCAGGATATCCAAAATGTAAATTCGCTCGTTGAGCGGTACGATTTGATGATTATCTTGTGCCACCTGAGCCAATATTAATGGTTATACTTTACTTTTTCAAATCGGAAAGAATAATCTAATCCATCGACGCCTGTGTTTGGAAGATTGGGATCCCGGTAATATGGATTGAAAAATTCTACAATCTTAAAACCGCATTTATTCACATAAAAATGAATGTTTCGTTTCTCGAAATATGGTGTGTGAGTTTCCCAAACGAGGGTTTCGGGATACATTTTTTCCACCATCGCCCATGCATCGGTACCAATGCCTTTGCCATGGGCATCGGGATTAACGAAAAACAGGTCTAAAGAGTTATGATGTGTTAATTTATTGATAGAAAGAATAATGCCACCCACCCAAGCACCATAGTTAAGAATGCGGTACGCAACCGAATTTTCATTCTCCAGTGATTTTTCAATGTCTTTTTCCGGCAAAACCATCTCGTCTGATTCTCCAAATTCTTCAATATAAGCTTTCTGAAAAGCGATTTGATTGTTTTTGATAAACTGCTCTTTATCCCCTTTTTGCAATATTTCTAATGTGATTTCCATTTCGTTATATTTTGGACAAAATTACAACGATAAGGAAGGTTAGATTTTGATGTTTGTCAAAAAAGGAGCCGATTCAGCGGGGTATTGCATAAAAAATTCTTGAATCATTTTTTACGGATACGGCTTATCGTTTCGAGCGTTACTCCCAAATACGAGGCGATGTGTCCCAGGGATACTCTTTGCAATATTTGGGGAAAATCCCGGACGAGTTCTTCATAGCGTTCGGAAGCTGAAAGAGTTTGTAAGGAGAAAATCCGGTCTTCCAGAGCAAGTGAATAGGCTTCTGTGGCCAATCGTTCTATGGTGTTGATTTAGGGATAAAGGTCACACAATTTATACAAATCATTTCTTGAAATGGAAAAAATAATACTGTCTTCCAAAAATTGAATATTCTCTTTGGCAGGAAGCTCAAAAAAGAAAGTTCTCGTAGAGGTCAATACTTCATCTTCAATTGCAAAAAGTGAATTTATCTCCTTATCGCCTTTTCGATAAAACATCCGAACCAACCCTTTTTCAATAATAAATAGTCCGGAAGAGGTTTGTCCCTCTTTGATATAAAAACTACCCTTTTTTCGCTCTTGACGCACGACTCTTCTGTGAAATTCCAGTTCGGCCTCAGGCGAAATTGTTCCAAACTTCTTAAATTCTTTAATCAATGGATTCATCGTATTATGTAATTTTTTCCTGTATGCATAATTTTAAAGGTATCCGGGGGGATCGTTCACAAAGGCTTTTGATTGTAATTGATTTTTTATTAGTTACATTTTTAAGTTTCCCGGCAGCCGACACAAAGAATGGTATTGAGTGTTTTTTTAATATTAAACAAATTGCCGTTTAAAAGTCGATTTAAGGTCTATTTTTAGTTAAAAAAAACGTCTGACTTCAAAATTTCCCTAAACACTGCACAGACAATCAAAGTATTTTCATTTGATTTATTAAATCCGTTACTATTTATAATGAGCCAATTAGCCAGGCCCATGAATCTTACACACTTACATATTTCCTCCAGTTGTGCTGCTCTTTGAAGCCCAGCATTTCCCGGATCTTACGGTTGGAAAACAAAGCCTCGTGCTCATCCAGCTCTCTGCTGAGGGGTACATTGGGGAAAAACCTTTCGAGTAATTCCTTGTTGGTCAGGATGGCTCCTTTGTGGTCATTGCCGGCATTGAAAACCTGATAACCCAGACCGTCTTTCTTCAGACAAAGGTCCACGATCTGCCCCAGGTCACGGGCATCGATATAACAAAACGCATTGCGGCGGCGTACCTCCGGGTGTTTGAAATAATGCGGAAACAGCTCCTGATATTCGTGCGGCTCCATCACATTGCCGATACGCAGGGCATAAATATCATAACCCGAGCGACGCTGAAATCTCCTGGCAGTTTTGTCGTTGATCACTTTCGACAATACATAGCTGTCCATGGGGTCCACGTCATAGTCTTCTTCAAGCGGCAACACTTTGGGGTCGGTGAGGCCATCTGCAAAACAGATACCATAGGTAGTCTCCGACGAAGCGATGATGATCTTCCTGATGCCCAGCTTCACCGCAGCCTCTATCACATTGTAAGTACCCACGGTATTGACCCTGAAAGTCTCGTTGTCGGGCTTGATGAGGATTCTCGGCACAGCCGCAAAATGTACCACGGCATCAAACTTAGGTATGCCTTTACCGCCCTCCAACTCATGCAGGCCTGTGTAGGAACTCATCGCATTAAACATCTGCCCGGAGTCGGTGATGTCGGCGATCAGATTATCTACCCCCGGGTGATGCAATGGCGTAAGATCCACATTGAGCACCTGATGCCCCTGCTCCAACAAATAAGGCACCACATGCCTCCCCGCCTTTCCTGATCCTCCGGTAAATAGTATTCGCATTGAAAATGGTTTTGTTTGTAAAAGTAAAAAAACAAGGCTGGAAAACAAAAAAGGCGGGGCAAGCCTGAGACTTTCTTATAATTTTTATTTCAGCACAAAAGCCGGATATTAAAAGCTGGTATTATTACATTTAGTTTTAGAAACTTCATTGACCGGAACGCTTAAATACTTCAAAAAAAGTATTCAAGTAAATGCAAAAGCGTTTTTGTAAGCCAACAAACATGCGTTACAAAGCAACAGATGTTTTTTGTAAGCCAACAAACATGCATTACAAATCAAGAAATGTTTTTTGTAAGCCAACAAACATGCATTATAAAGCAACAGATGTTTTTTATAAGCCAACAAACATGCGTTACAAAGCAACAGATGTTTTTTGTAAGCCAACAAACATGCATTACAAAGCAGGAAATGTTTTTTGTAAGCCAACAAACATGCGTTACAAAGCAAAAAACATTTCAACTAAGATTTGACATATACTGAATCAAGTAAAACATATATCAAATTAGATTCAGCGAATGTTGAATCAAGTAAATTATATGTTGAATTAGATTTGGTGAATGTTGAATCAAGTAAAACATATATCAAATTAGATACAGCGAATGTTGAATCAAGTAAAACGAACAATATTTAAAAAAGAGAGGCAAGGTTTATTTTGAGAGATTCAATGCCTCGGGGAGCATCGATACAAACGGGAGTGCTTTCCCAAAATTTAGTTCATCATATTCTAAGCCTAATGCTCTGAGATTTCGATAATACCCCTGATGTTGCTGATAATACATTTTCTCGCTCTGAATTAGCCAGGCTTTTTCTCCCAATTTCTCTGCCATAAACCATTTTTCCAGCAGGCGGGCACTTCGACCATTGCCATCGGTGAAGGGATGAATTTTGGCAAATACCAAATGAATCATGGCGGCAAAATAAAAACCTCTTCAATGCAAAGTTCAGAATGCAACAATAAATCTATGTCGGCAAACAAGCGGCTCATTTCCTCTTGCACTATTTGAGGCCGGGCAGCTACATATTCTATCTTGCCATCGTCAGTGGCTACAAACATATTTTGCACCCGGTATTTTCCTTGCCAGGGTTTTGCAACCAGATGTTTGCTTAGTATCTTATGGGCTTCTTGTAGATTGGTTTCAGTGAGGTTGTTGTTTTTAGCAAAAAGATAAGCTTCATAAAGGTCGTCAATCTTTCGGGTATAATCGGGCTGAAAGGCTATCCCTTCTCTCTTGTGTTTAATATAACTATCCAGTTCAATGACTTCTCCTTCAATTTTACTGCTAAAAACAGTTGCTACCGAGGTATAAAAACTAAAGTTAGGTGTAGAAAGCTCAGCCTCTTGTAATGAGTCAAAAGACTTTTGAATATCTCCTGAAATGCAGCCAAGATATTCTTTTAACAAGACCTTACTTAATATTTGCAATTGCATTTTGTGCTTTTCTGAAACTTGAGCCTTAGAAGTCCATAAAATAAAAAAGGCGAGTTGCCCCGCCTTGAATGTTTTCACAACGGAATAATCCTTATTGTGATTTGCTTTCGTGTTGTAAATTTATTAGCTTTTTTTTTAAATCCTACAAAAAATGATAAATTTTTATTAGCTTTAATTTCTTTATTTAACACAATAAAAAATATCCCTCAAAAAATGAAAACAATTCTAGGATTAGACCTTGGCACGACTTCAATAGGATGGGCCTTAGTAAATGAAGATGATGATTCTACGAAATCTTCGATAATCAAATTAGGTACAAGAATTATACAATATGATAATTTTTCCAAAGTAGATAAGACGGGAAAAGTATCAGAATCAAAGGATCCTGTTGGAGATTTTATTGCAGGAAGGGGACTTTCGCCGAATGCCGATAGAACAGCCAAAAGAGGAGCCCGAAGAAACCTCGACCGTTTTCAGCTCAGGAGGAAAACCTAATTGAAGCTTTAAGAAACCATAAAATAATTGATGATAACTTTGTTTATGCCGAAGATTCAAAGCATTCTACTTTTTCAAGTTATAAAGTTCGTTCTAAAGCGGCCAGTGAGGAAGTTGCACTTCCAGATTTTGCCAAAGTGCTGTTAATGATTAACAAAAAAAGAGGATACAAAAGTAGTAGAAAAGCCAAGTCCGAAGATGAGGGAATGGCTATTGATGGAATGGCCATCGCTAAAAATATATGATAATGATTTAACACCAGGTCAATATGTCCTACAGCGATTAAAAATAAACAAAAAGTATATTCCAGATTTTTACCGCTCTGATTTGCAAAATGAATTTAATACAGTTTGGGAAGTTCAAAAATTACATCATCCTGAATTATTAACCGATGAGTTTAAAAAACAATTATCGGGAAAAGGATTAAAAGCGACAAAAGATATTTTTCTTGCAAAGTATAAAATCTATACTTCTGATAATAAAGCCCAGGATAAAACTCTTCAAAAATATGAGTGGCGGGTTAAAGCTTTAACTGAAAAATTGGACCAAGAAGTTTTAGCTTATGTAATAAGTGAAATAAATAGTAATCTAAATAACTCTAGTGGCTATCTGGGTGCCATCAGCGACAGAAGTAAAGAACTGTTTTTCCAAAAAAAGACAGTTGGGCAA
This portion of the Cytophagaceae bacterium genome encodes:
- a CDS encoding DUF4240 domain-containing protein, producing MTKNLIFQDDSSNKFWRVSVENSTLTVVFGKIGTAGRADLKEFQTNLEAEKEANKLVAEKMKKGYKDDDNTHFSESDFWNIIERAKKSSEGDADYQADLVTELLSSRPTSEIIDFGNIFIELHSKSYRSDWWGAAYLINGGCSDDAFEYFRAWVIAKGQKAYYEAWENPESLMKYINEENIGECEAESIMYSASTAYEQKTNLDDFHDKLNSYPLPEMVFDWQEEDDSLQIKFPKLSKKCEKLGF
- a CDS encoding GNAT family N-acetyltransferase, whose amino-acid sequence is MEITLEILQKGDKEQFIKNNQIAFQKAYIEEFGESDEMVLPEKDIEKSLENENSVAYRILNYGAWVGGIILSINKLTHHNSLDLFFVNPDAHGKGIGTDAWAMVEKMYPETLVWETHTPYFEKRNIHFYVNKCGFKIVEFFNPYYRDPNLPNTGVDGLDYSFRFEKVKYNH
- a CDS encoding NAD(P)-dependent oxidoreductase, with protein sequence MRILFTGGSGKAGRHVVPYLLEQGHQVLNVDLTPLHHPGVDNLIADITDSGQMFNAMSSYTGLHELEGGKGIPKFDAVVHFAAVPRILIKPDNETFRVNTVGTYNVIEAAVKLGIRKIIIASSETTYGICFADGLTDPKVLPLEEDYDVDPMDSYVLSKVINDKTARRFQRRSGYDIYALRIGNVMEPHEYQELFPHYFKHPEVRRRNAFCYIDARDLGQIVDLCLKKDGLGYQVFNAGNDHKGAILTNKELLERFFPNVPLSRELDEHEALFSNRKIREMLGFKEQHNWRKYVSV
- a CDS encoding DUF418 domain-containing protein: MFPAGLRVIAFIFTTEPGGTETLLKGFSDMALSAVYVCTLSILSLRPNIGKYLNSLGYIGRMALTNYMVQTIICVSFFRIFDLEGKVNAAWLLLMTFLIYRLQLLYSRWWLTRFKYGPLEWLWRSLTFG
- a CDS encoding Crp/Fnr family transcriptional regulator codes for the protein MNPLIKEFKKFGTISPEAELEFHRRVVRQERKKGSFYIKEGQTSSGLFIIEKGLVRMFYRKGDKEINSLFAIEDEVLTSTRTFFFELPAKENIQFLEDSIIFSISRNDLYKLCDLYP